From the Apus apus isolate bApuApu2 chromosome 4, bApuApu2.pri.cur, whole genome shotgun sequence genome, one window contains:
- the LOC127383811 gene encoding 5-hydroxytryptamine receptor 7-like, which yields MLLRASPRRFLEHPLLLVEEAEQQHPAGKPLPNPSMPEELSTPAEPDPPSSSNLTNLTDCAEEILPYGETEKVVIGAVLSIIILMTIAGNGLVIISVCIVKKLRQPSNYLVVSLAAADLSVAFAVMPFVTITDLLGGEWLFGKVFCNVFIAMDVTCCTASIMTLCIISVDRYLGITRPLTYPVRQNGKLMAKMVFIVWLLSASITLPPLFGWAKNVTVERVCLISQDFGYTVYSTGVAFYIPMAVMLVMYTRIYKAAKTSAEKHRFMNFPKHLEEEGVYCLEASSRGHHSSKRTKAAEECATLSKLLRQDRKNISIFKREQKAARTLGIIVGAFTFCWLPFFLMSTARPFICGIRCSCMPLRLERTLLWLGYTNSLINPLIYAFFNRDLRTTFWNLLRCRYRNINRRLSAASMHEALKATERHECIL from the exons ATGTTGCTGAGGGCCAGCCCCAGAAGGTTTCTGGAGCACCCCCTTCTCTtggtggaggaggcagagcagcagcacccagctgggaAACCGCTCCCGAATCCATCCATGCCTGAGGAACTCTCCACCCCAGCCGAGCCAGACCCGCCGTCCTCCTCCAACCTCACCAACCTGACGGACTGTGCCGAGGAGATCCTGCCCTATGGGGAGACGGAGAAGGTGGTCATTGGAGCTGTCCTCTCCATCATCATCCTCATGACCATCGCTGGCAACGGGCTGGTCATCATCTCCGTCTGCATCGTCAAGAAGCTCCGGCAACCTTCCAACTACCTGGTGGTGTCCCTCGCCGCCGCTGACCTGTCGGTGGCCTTCGCCGTCATGCCCTTCGTCACCATCACCGACCTGCTGGGGGGAGAGTGGCTCTTTGGGAAGGTTTTCTGCAACGTCTTCATCGCCATGGACGTCACGTGCTGCACGGCCTCCATCATGACCTTGTGCATCATCAGCGTGGACAG GTACCTGGGGATCACCCGGCCGCTGACCTACCCCGTGAGACAGAACGGGAAGCTGATGGCCAAGATGGTCTTCATCGTTTGGCTCCTGTCAGCCTCCAtcaccctccctccccttttcGGCTGGGCCAAGAACGTCACGGTGGAAAGAGTCTGCCTCATCAGCCAGGACTTCGGGTACACGGTTTACTCCACGGGGGTCGCCTTCTACATCCCCATGGCCGTCATGCTGGTCATGTACACCCGGATCTACAAGGCTGCCAAGACCAGCGCCGAGAAGCACCGCTTCATGAACTTCCCCAAGCACCTGGAAGAGGAAGGTGTCTACTGCCTGGAGGCCTCCAGCCGGGGCCACCACAGCTCCAAGCGGACCAAAGCCGCGGAGGAATGTGCCACGCTCTCCAAGCTGCTCCGGCAAGACCGCAAGAACATCTCCATCTTCAAACGggagcagaaagcagccagGACCCTCGGCATCATCGTAGGGGCCTTCACCTTTTGCTGGCTGCccttcttcctgatgtccacGGCTCGGCCCTTCATCTGCGGCATCCGCTGCAGCTGCATGCCCCTGAGGCTGGAGaggaccctgctctggctggggtACACCAACTCCCTCATCAACCCCTTGATCTATGCTTTCTTTAACCGAGACCTGAGGACTACTTTCTGGAACCTCCTGAGGTGCAGGTACAGGAACATCAACAGGAGGCTCTCGGCTGCCAGCATGCACGAGGCTCTGAAGGCGACAGAGAGGCACGAATGCATCCTCTAG